A part of Vibrio sp. B1FLJ16 genomic DNA contains:
- a CDS encoding NAD-glutamate dehydrogenase, with protein sequence MTARENVVPVLLEKVYQLIQDKLELSHQTLVTKLAQHLFSNISNDDLIQRNESDLYGAVISLWHHINEKKPEEVSVQVFNPTVSRQGWQSTHTIVEIVVPDSPFLVDSIKMALARLDLVSHLMLNNPTQLQRDEKGHVIDVNGEGGVLQSLFHIEVDRLTSKEEMHALKAELLDILSDTRLVVGDWKQMVDKLKVVTDELEQNKDRVSIQKDRMDETIAFLRWLGEHNFTFMGYKEYDLYEDNGDTELRPVEEKGLGLFADDKRVRSVKLAELSDSARLEAKKPYALIMTKGNRPCRIHRPAYTDYIGIKKFDENGKVIGEHRFTGLYTSAVYNQAVQSIPLIREKVDRILVASGYRHGSYSYKALHNILENYPRDELLQANEEELLEVGMGVVQMQDRDLIRLFVRKDPFGRFFSCMVYVTKERYNTELRRHTQRILKQYFGCEQEVEFTTYFSESPLARTHYIVRVDNNNIDVDVKKIEQNLMEVSTSWDDRLKESIIANFGESKGLPLSKEYMRAFPRSYKEDMMPASAVADIERLEALSDDNKLGMLFYRPQEEAADSKAVRLKLYHRDEPIHLSDVMPMLENLGLRVIGESPYEIEKTNGQTFWILDFSMLHKSEKTVDLREARDRFQQAFAAIWAGDLESDGFNRLVLGASLTGREISVLRAYARYMRQVGFPFSQQYIEDTLSHYPDLATGLVTLFTKRFDPKHKGSEKGQNDLIKKLTEQLDHVESLDDDRIIRRYMEMIMATLRTNYYQTGENKQPKPWLSLKMKPSEIPEIPQPVPAFEIFVYAPDIEGVHLRGGKVARGGLRWSDRQEDFRTEILGLVKAQQVKNTVIVPVGAKGGFVCKRQPSLTNRDEIFAEGQRCYKRFIRALLDVSDNIIEGEVVPPQSVVRHDEDDPYLVVAADKGTATFSDLANSVSDEYNFWLGDAFASGGSNGYDHKAMGITAKGGWESVKRHFREMGVDCQTTDFTAIGVGDMAGDVFGNGMLLSKHIRLQAAFNHMHIFIDPNPDSASSWEERNRLFNLPRSSWEDYNKDLISEGGGIFSRRAKSIQLTPEIQKMLGTKKASLAPNDLIKMILKMKVDLLWNGGIGTYVKASHETHTEVGDRANDVLRIDGRDLRAKVVGEGGNLGMTQQGRIEYALTGGRVNTDFVDNVGGVDCSDNEVNIKIFLNGLVSNGDLTVKQRNQILESMEDEVGEIVLDDAYCQSESISVTEQQGVGVVKEQIRFIHTMEKAGYLDRALEYIPDDETLLEREKQGLGLTRPEISVLVAYGKMVLKQLLANDEIANDEFHAKQLVAYFPSELRRNYKDQMVNHPLRAEIIATGLANQMVNEMGCNFVTRLQEETGASVVDIANAYSAAREIFELESVLKQTRELDNVATAEAQYEIMFYVRRALRRIARWLLRNRSGKYTVGELIELYKQDVNVVSETLDEMLVESEVEEHNEVALAWIEKGVEETLAHKVARLSSLQSALDISAVASETGKTVEQASKLYFNLGDRLSLHWFLKQINNQAADNNWQALARAAFREDLDWQQRQLTAQVLGCACAAEEFDVMEALDKWIETNEPSLQRWESILNEFKVGSVHEFAKFSVALRELVLLSLNCAPSE encoded by the coding sequence ATGACCGCGCGTGAAAATGTAGTGCCGGTTCTGCTTGAAAAAGTGTACCAACTGATTCAAGACAAACTCGAGCTTTCTCACCAGACGCTTGTAACCAAACTTGCTCAGCACTTATTTAGTAATATTTCTAATGACGACCTTATTCAGAGAAACGAATCTGATCTCTACGGTGCTGTTATCAGTTTATGGCATCATATTAACGAAAAGAAACCAGAAGAAGTTTCAGTTCAAGTCTTCAACCCGACTGTTAGCCGTCAAGGCTGGCAATCAACTCACACAATCGTAGAAATTGTTGTTCCAGATAGCCCATTCCTAGTTGATTCAATCAAGATGGCGTTAGCGCGCTTAGACTTGGTGTCTCACTTAATGCTGAATAATCCAACTCAGCTACAAAGAGATGAAAAAGGCCATGTTATCGATGTAAACGGTGAAGGTGGTGTCCTTCAGTCTCTGTTTCATATCGAAGTTGATCGCCTGACGAGTAAAGAAGAGATGCATGCGCTTAAAGCGGAATTATTAGACATCTTATCTGATACTCGTTTGGTTGTCGGCGATTGGAAACAAATGGTCGATAAGCTAAAAGTCGTGACTGACGAGCTTGAGCAAAATAAAGATCGAGTATCGATCCAAAAAGATCGTATGGATGAAACGATCGCGTTCCTTCGCTGGTTAGGTGAGCACAACTTTACCTTTATGGGTTACAAAGAGTATGACCTATACGAAGATAATGGTGATACAGAGCTAAGACCTGTTGAAGAGAAAGGGTTGGGCTTATTTGCTGATGATAAACGTGTCCGTAGCGTTAAATTGGCGGAACTGTCAGATTCAGCAAGACTAGAAGCGAAAAAACCATACGCTTTGATCATGACAAAAGGTAATCGACCATGTCGTATTCACCGTCCGGCTTATACTGACTATATTGGTATCAAGAAATTTGATGAAAACGGTAAAGTGATTGGCGAACACCGTTTCACTGGTCTTTACACATCGGCAGTATACAACCAGGCAGTACAGAGCATTCCTCTGATCCGTGAAAAAGTAGATCGTATTCTTGTAGCTAGTGGTTACCGTCACGGTTCTTACTCATACAAAGCACTGCACAATATTCTAGAGAACTACCCACGTGATGAACTGCTGCAAGCAAATGAAGAAGAGTTGCTTGAAGTAGGTATGGGTGTAGTTCAAATGCAGGATCGTGACTTGATTCGTCTTTTCGTGCGCAAAGACCCATTCGGCCGTTTCTTTAGCTGTATGGTCTACGTGACTAAAGAGCGCTACAACACTGAGTTGCGTCGTCACACTCAACGTATTTTGAAGCAGTACTTTGGATGCGAGCAAGAAGTTGAATTTACTACTTACTTCTCAGAAAGTCCTTTGGCTAGAACTCACTACATTGTACGTGTAGACAACAACAATATTGACGTAGACGTGAAAAAGATCGAGCAGAATTTAATGGAAGTTTCCACCTCTTGGGACGACAGACTTAAAGAGTCTATCATTGCTAACTTCGGCGAAAGCAAGGGTCTTCCACTTTCAAAAGAGTACATGAGAGCATTCCCGCGTTCATACAAAGAAGACATGATGCCAGCTTCTGCCGTTGCAGATATCGAGCGTTTAGAAGCGCTGAGTGATGACAACAAACTGGGTATGTTGTTCTACCGTCCTCAAGAAGAGGCAGCGGATTCAAAAGCGGTTCGTCTAAAGCTGTACCACCGCGATGAGCCGATCCACCTTTCTGACGTAATGCCAATGCTAGAAAACCTTGGCTTGCGAGTGATCGGTGAATCACCATATGAGATCGAGAAGACAAATGGCCAGACATTCTGGATCCTAGATTTCTCGATGCTTCATAAGAGCGAAAAGACGGTTGATCTTCGTGAAGCACGTGATCGATTCCAACAAGCATTTGCGGCTATCTGGGCTGGTGATCTAGAGAGCGATGGTTTTAACCGACTTGTTCTTGGTGCATCTCTAACAGGCCGTGAAATTTCAGTTCTTCGTGCTTACGCACGTTACATGCGTCAAGTTGGTTTCCCATTCAGTCAACAGTACATCGAAGATACGCTAAGCCATTACCCAGATTTGGCTACTGGCCTGGTAACTCTGTTTACTAAACGATTCGATCCTAAACACAAGGGCAGTGAGAAAGGTCAAAACGATCTTATTAAGAAACTGACAGAGCAGTTGGATCATGTAGAAAGTCTAGATGATGATCGTATTATTCGTCGTTACATGGAAATGATCATGGCGACGCTACGTACCAACTACTACCAAACAGGCGAAAATAAACAGCCGAAGCCTTGGTTGTCGTTGAAAATGAAGCCTAGCGAAATCCCTGAGATTCCACAACCTGTTCCAGCATTTGAAATATTTGTTTACGCACCGGATATTGAAGGTGTTCACCTTCGCGGTGGTAAAGTTGCTCGTGGTGGTCTGCGTTGGTCTGACCGTCAAGAAGACTTCCGTACTGAAATTCTTGGCCTGGTTAAAGCACAGCAAGTTAAGAACACCGTTATTGTTCCTGTAGGTGCAAAAGGTGGTTTTGTTTGTAAACGTCAACCATCACTAACCAACCGTGATGAAATCTTTGCTGAAGGTCAACGTTGTTACAAACGCTTCATTCGAGCATTGCTTGATGTATCAGACAATATCATTGAAGGCGAAGTTGTTCCTCCACAAAGTGTCGTGCGCCACGATGAAGATGATCCATACTTGGTTGTTGCAGCAGATAAAGGTACCGCAACATTCTCAGATTTGGCTAACTCAGTCTCTGACGAATACAACTTCTGGCTAGGTGACGCATTTGCTTCGGGTGGTTCTAATGGTTATGACCACAAAGCGATGGGTATCACTGCGAAAGGTGGCTGGGAGTCAGTAAAACGTCACTTCCGTGAAATGGGAGTTGATTGTCAAACTACCGACTTTACGGCTATCGGTGTTGGCGACATGGCAGGGGATGTATTTGGTAACGGCATGCTGCTTTCTAAGCATATTCGTCTGCAGGCAGCGTTTAACCACATGCACATCTTCATTGATCCAAATCCGGATTCAGCTTCTAGCTGGGAAGAGCGTAACCGCTTATTTAATCTACCAAGATCAAGCTGGGAAGATTACAACAAAGACTTGATCTCTGAGGGTGGTGGTATTTTCTCTCGTCGCGCGAAATCGATCCAGCTAACACCAGAAATTCAGAAAATGTTAGGTACTAAGAAGGCATCTTTAGCACCAAACGATCTGATTAAAATGATCCTAAAAATGAAAGTGGATCTTCTGTGGAATGGTGGTATCGGTACTTACGTTAAAGCTTCTCATGAGACCCATACTGAGGTTGGTGACCGCGCGAACGATGTTTTGCGTATCGATGGTCGTGATCTAAGAGCGAAGGTCGTTGGTGAAGGCGGTAACTTGGGTATGACTCAACAAGGTCGAATCGAATACGCACTAACTGGCGGTCGCGTAAATACAGACTTCGTTGATAACGTAGGCGGTGTTGACTGTTCGGATAACGAAGTAAACATTAAGATCTTCCTGAACGGATTAGTATCTAATGGTGATCTCACTGTTAAGCAACGTAACCAGATTCTAGAGTCTATGGAAGACGAAGTTGGCGAAATCGTACTGGATGATGCGTACTGCCAATCAGAGTCTATCTCGGTAACTGAACAGCAAGGTGTTGGCGTAGTTAAAGAGCAGATTCGCTTTATCCATACTATGGAAAAAGCAGGTTACTTGGATCGTGCGTTGGAATACATTCCAGATGATGAAACGCTTCTTGAACGTGAGAAGCAGGGTTTAGGCCTTACGCGCCCAGAGATTTCAGTACTTGTTGCTTACGGTAAAATGGTGCTGAAGCAGTTGCTGGCTAATGACGAAATTGCGAATGATGAGTTCCACGCTAAACAGCTTGTTGCTTACTTCCCAAGCGAGTTACGCCGTAACTACAAAGATCAAATGGTGAATCACCCGCTGCGTGCTGAAATTATCGCAACAGGTTTGGCAAACCAGATGGTTAACGAAATGGGCTGTAACTTTGTTACTCGTCTGCAAGAAGAGACTGGAGCAAGTGTTGTTGATATCGCGAATGCGTACAGTGCTGCTCGTGAAATCTTTGAGCTGGAATCAGTTCTGAAGCAGACTCGTGAATTAGACAACGTTGCGACAGCAGAAGCTCAGTACGAGATCATGTTCTACGTTCGTCGCGCTCTTCGCCGCATTGCGCGCTGGCTACTACGTAATCGTAGTGGTAAGTACACAGTGGGTGAACTGATCGAACTTTACAAACAAGATGTGAATGTTGTAAGCGAAACATTGGATGAAATGCTTGTTGAGTCAGAAGTAGAAGAGCACAACGAAGTCGCGCTGGCTTGGATTGAGAAGGGCGTAGAAGAGACACTTGCTCATAAAGTTGCACGTCTATCTAGCCTTCAGTCTGCACTGGATATCTCTGCGGTGGCGAGCGAAACCGGTAAAACTGTTGAGCAAGCATCTAAGTTGTACTTTAACCTTGGTGACCGTTTATCACTGCATTGGTTCTTGAAGCAAATCAACAACCAAGCAGCAGATAACAACTGGCAAGCTTTGGCTCGTGCAGCATTCCGTGAAGACTTAGACTGGCAGCAACGTCAGCTAACGGCTCAGGTTCTAGGTTGTGCGTGCGCTGCTGAAGAGTTCGATGTCATGGAAGCACTCGATAAATGGATCGAAACTAATGAGCCTTCATTACAACGTTGGGAAAGTATCCTGAACGAATTTAAAGTTGGTTCTGTCCATGAGTTCGCTAAGTTCTCAGTAGCACTTCGTGAACTGGTTCTTCTCAGCTTGAACTGCGCTCCAAGCGAGTAG
- the pyrD gene encoding quinone-dependent dihydroorotate dehydrogenase yields MLYRLARTGFFQLDAEKAHDLAIKNFQRFNGTPLDLFYRQQLPNRAVECMGITFRNPVGLAAGLDKNGECIEAFDAMGFGFVEVGTVTPRPQPGNDKPRLFRLVEAEGIINRMGFNNLGVDNLVENVKKAKFDCVLGINIGKNKDTPIEKGAEDYLICMEKVYEYAGYIAVNISSPNTPGLRSLQYGEALDELLSELKAKQAELAEKHGKYVPLALKIAPDLSDDEIVQICDSLVKNNIDGVIATNTTLDRTVVEGMKHANEAGGLSGRPVQSRSTEVVRKLHNELGDKIPVIGVGGIDSYVAAKEKMMAGAQLVQVYTGFIYHGPGLVRDIVKNL; encoded by the coding sequence ATGCTTTACCGTCTAGCCAGAACTGGCTTTTTCCAACTTGATGCCGAAAAGGCACATGATCTTGCAATTAAGAACTTCCAACGCTTTAACGGCACTCCTCTTGATCTTTTCTATCGTCAACAACTACCAAATCGCGCAGTAGAGTGCATGGGAATAACATTCCGTAACCCTGTAGGTCTGGCGGCTGGTTTGGACAAAAATGGTGAATGTATCGAAGCGTTTGATGCTATGGGTTTTGGCTTCGTTGAAGTCGGTACTGTAACTCCGCGTCCTCAACCGGGAAATGATAAACCACGTTTGTTCCGTCTGGTAGAAGCTGAAGGTATCATCAATCGTATGGGTTTTAACAACCTTGGTGTTGATAACTTGGTTGAAAACGTTAAGAAAGCAAAGTTCGACTGTGTGCTAGGTATCAATATCGGTAAAAACAAAGACACGCCGATTGAGAAAGGGGCAGAAGACTACCTGATTTGTATGGAAAAAGTGTATGAATACGCAGGTTATATCGCGGTGAATATCTCTTCTCCAAATACACCGGGATTACGCTCTCTCCAGTATGGCGAAGCATTAGATGAACTGCTTTCCGAGTTAAAAGCGAAACAGGCAGAGCTTGCTGAGAAACACGGTAAGTATGTACCTTTAGCTCTTAAGATTGCACCAGACCTGAGTGATGATGAGATCGTCCAGATTTGTGATTCTTTGGTTAAGAACAACATTGATGGTGTAATTGCAACTAATACGACTTTGGATCGTACGGTTGTTGAAGGAATGAAACACGCGAATGAAGCGGGTGGGTTAAGTGGCCGTCCTGTTCAGTCCCGTTCGACAGAAGTTGTACGTAAGCTGCACAATGAGCTTGGAGATAAAATTCCTGTTATCGGCGTTGGTGGCATCGACTCTTACGTAGCTGCGAAAGAGAAAATGATGGCCGGTGCACAATTAGTTCAAGTCTACACCGGCTTTATTTATCACGGCCCAGGTTTAGTACGTGATATTGTTAAAAATCTATAA
- a CDS encoding cell division protein ZapC, which yields MLKPSDKWNWYYDEQKACLMLDLGEDMIFQTNLSRKLLVNCAFSNNEFTVDDASAFQTFNERIRCLDINQYRQAELTLYCVAAKRFHKPVQPKSWFFDAQSTGYEPEEGDMVFLTNQHSEGVFIVLELGETSSLCLYVGQDEFILDGNKSLPFGQPIKVMHDRMACASHLFVMAPMAMVG from the coding sequence ATGCTTAAACCCAGCGACAAATGGAATTGGTATTATGATGAGCAGAAGGCTTGTTTAATGCTGGACTTGGGGGAGGATATGATTTTCCAAACCAATCTGTCCCGAAAGCTGTTAGTTAACTGTGCCTTCTCAAATAATGAATTCACTGTAGATGATGCCAGTGCGTTCCAGACTTTCAATGAACGTATTCGCTGTCTCGACATCAATCAATACCGCCAGGCAGAATTGACACTGTACTGTGTAGCGGCAAAACGCTTCCATAAACCAGTACAACCAAAGAGCTGGTTTTTCGACGCTCAATCTACTGGGTATGAGCCAGAAGAAGGGGACATGGTGTTCCTGACTAATCAACATTCTGAAGGCGTATTCATCGTCCTGGAGCTAGGAGAAACGTCCAGTCTGTGCCTTTATGTTGGGCAGGATGAGTTCATTCTCGATGGAAATAAATCCCTACCGTTCGGACAACCAATTAAAGTTATGCATGACCGTATGGCCTGCGCTAGTCATTTGTTTGTTATGGCACCTATGGCTATGGTTGGTTAA
- the pepN gene encoding aminopeptidase N: MSQAPQAKYRKDYKAPSHTITEIDLTFDLFDNDTIVTAVSKVVQKDELTTLELDGEGLELRSVKVNGENWAHHEVKDASLVLSDLPTEFELEIVTKIDPEANTALEGLYKSGGAFCTQCEAEGFRRITYYLDRPDVLAKYTTKVIADKATYPYLLSNGNRIAEGEAENGRHWVQWQDPHPKPAYLFALVAGDFDVQRDKFTTMSGRNVDLEIFVDKGNLDRAPHAMTSLINSMKWDEERFGLEYDLDIYMIVAVDFFNMGAMENKGLNIFNSKFVLANDQTATDRDYLGIEAVIGHEYFHNWTGNRVTCRDWFQLSLKEGLTVFRDQEFSSDLGSRAVNRIDNVRIIRGPQFAEDSSPMSHPIRPDKVIEMNNFYTLTVYEKGSEVIRMYHTLLGEEGFQKGMKLYFERHDGTAATCEDFVSAMEDATGVDLKQFRLWYSQSGTPTLRVNSEYNAEAKTYALTVEQLTEATHDQSDKQALHIPFDIELYDDQGQVIPLIINGESVHNVLDIKQDKQTYVFENVEVKPVPSLLREFSAPVKLEYDYSDEELVFLMKHATNDFARWDASQMLLAKYIRQNVTNVQAGKEVTLSEELIDAFRGVLLDESLEPAFIAQVLTLPSMNEITGWYQQIDVDAVDTVLNEITLSLSKELEDELSATYHTLKQTEYSVDHDSIGKRALRNQCLQFLAHTEKGNDLVKAQYASANNMTDTIAAMSAANSAQLECRESLMADYSDKWKHDGLVMDKWFTLQGSNPSADALEKVKATMSHEAFSIKNPNRTRSLIGSFLAANPVRFHDKSGSGYQFAGEILRQLNDSNPQVASRLIDPLLKFRKYDEDRQTLIRAELEKLKAMDNLAKDLFEKVTKALDE, encoded by the coding sequence ATGTCCCAAGCTCCCCAAGCTAAATATCGTAAAGATTATAAAGCGCCATCCCATACTATTACCGAAATCGATCTTACTTTTGATCTATTTGACAACGATACAATCGTCACTGCAGTATCAAAAGTAGTTCAAAAAGATGAACTCACTACATTAGAGTTAGATGGTGAAGGGTTGGAGCTTCGTTCTGTCAAAGTGAACGGCGAAAACTGGGCACACCATGAAGTTAAAGATGCGTCTTTAGTGCTTTCTGATTTACCTACAGAATTTGAACTTGAGATTGTTACTAAAATTGATCCTGAAGCGAACACAGCTCTTGAAGGTCTGTACAAATCGGGTGGTGCATTCTGTACTCAGTGTGAAGCGGAAGGCTTCCGCCGCATTACTTACTACCTGGATCGCCCGGATGTATTAGCAAAATACACAACAAAAGTAATCGCTGATAAAGCAACTTACCCGTACTTGCTTAGCAATGGTAACCGTATTGCAGAAGGTGAAGCAGAAAATGGCCGTCACTGGGTACAATGGCAAGACCCACATCCAAAACCAGCTTATTTGTTTGCGTTAGTTGCTGGTGATTTTGACGTACAGCGTGACAAATTCACTACGATGTCAGGTCGTAATGTCGATCTAGAGATCTTTGTTGATAAAGGCAATCTGGATCGTGCACCGCATGCAATGACGTCACTGATCAACTCAATGAAGTGGGATGAAGAGCGCTTTGGTCTGGAATACGATCTAGATATTTACATGATCGTTGCTGTTGATTTCTTCAACATGGGAGCGATGGAAAACAAAGGCCTGAACATCTTTAACTCTAAGTTTGTTCTAGCGAATGACCAAACTGCAACGGACCGTGATTACCTTGGTATTGAAGCGGTAATTGGCCACGAATATTTCCATAACTGGACCGGTAACCGCGTAACTTGTCGTGATTGGTTCCAACTGAGCCTGAAAGAAGGTTTAACCGTATTCCGTGATCAGGAGTTTTCTTCTGATTTAGGTTCGCGTGCAGTTAACCGTATAGATAATGTTCGTATTATCCGTGGTCCTCAGTTCGCTGAAGATTCAAGTCCAATGTCGCACCCGATTCGTCCAGATAAAGTTATCGAGATGAATAACTTCTACACGCTGACTGTTTATGAAAAAGGTAGTGAAGTTATCCGCATGTACCATACCTTACTAGGTGAGGAAGGTTTCCAAAAAGGCATGAAGCTTTACTTCGAACGCCATGATGGAACAGCGGCAACATGTGAAGACTTTGTCTCTGCTATGGAAGATGCGACAGGCGTCGATCTGAAACAATTCCGCCTGTGGTACAGCCAGTCCGGTACGCCAACACTTCGAGTGAACAGTGAGTACAACGCAGAAGCGAAAACTTACGCGCTAACAGTAGAGCAGCTTACTGAAGCGACACATGATCAATCCGATAAACAAGCACTGCACATTCCGTTTGATATCGAGCTTTACGATGATCAAGGTCAGGTGATTCCATTGATTATTAATGGTGAATCTGTACACAACGTGTTGGATATTAAACAAGACAAACAAACATACGTGTTTGAGAATGTAGAAGTTAAACCGGTTCCATCATTACTACGTGAGTTCTCTGCTCCGGTGAAACTGGAATACGATTACAGTGACGAAGAGCTTGTCTTCCTGATGAAACACGCGACTAACGATTTTGCTCGTTGGGATGCCAGCCAAATGCTGTTGGCGAAATATATCCGTCAAAATGTTACCAACGTGCAAGCGGGTAAGGAAGTGACACTTTCAGAAGAACTGATTGATGCATTCCGTGGTGTATTATTGGATGAGAGCCTAGAGCCTGCGTTTATCGCACAAGTGCTAACATTACCTTCGATGAATGAAATCACAGGTTGGTACCAGCAGATTGACGTTGATGCGGTCGATACAGTACTAAATGAAATTACACTGTCACTTTCCAAAGAGCTCGAAGATGAGTTGAGTGCGACTTACCACACGTTAAAACAAACAGAGTACTCGGTAGATCACGACTCGATTGGCAAGCGTGCATTACGTAATCAATGCCTTCAATTCCTGGCGCACACCGAAAAGGGTAATGATTTAGTTAAAGCGCAATACGCATCTGCAAATAATATGACAGATACGATTGCGGCAATGAGCGCGGCAAACAGTGCACAACTTGAATGTCGTGAATCACTAATGGCTGATTACAGTGACAAGTGGAAACACGACGGCTTGGTAATGGACAAGTGGTTTACATTACAAGGTAGCAACCCTTCAGCAGATGCACTTGAAAAAGTGAAAGCAACCATGTCTCACGAAGCGTTCAGTATTAAGAACCCGAACCGTACACGTAGCTTGATTGGTTCGTTCTTAGCGGCAAACCCAGTTCGTTTCCACGATAAATCTGGTTCTGGTTATCAGTTTGCAGGCGAAATTCTTCGCCAACTGAATGATTCAAACCCCCAAGTGGCATCACGTCTGATCGATCCGTTACTTAAGTTCCGTAAGTACGATGAAGATCGTCAAACTCTAATTCGTGCAGAACTTGAAAAACTTAAAGCGATGGATAACTTGGCTAAAGACTTGTTTGAAAAAGTGACCAAGGCACTAGACGAATAA
- a CDS encoding DUF2835 domain-containing protein, translated as MKHYYFSLNISYQTFLSHYSGVSNAVQVVTHNGLRLQLPAAKFRPFLSQLGLRGQFRLTTDQNNKFIKLETL; from the coding sequence ATGAAACATTACTATTTTAGCCTCAATATCTCATATCAAACATTTTTGTCACATTACTCTGGTGTTTCAAACGCCGTTCAAGTCGTTACTCATAACGGGTTGAGGTTACAGTTACCTGCAGCTAAATTCAGACCATTCCTTAGCCAATTGGGGCTGAGAGGGCAGTTTCGGCTAACAACTGACCAAAATAATAAGTTTATCAAGTTGGAAACTCTGTGA